The genomic interval CCCGCGCCGGCACCACGATGCTGCGCACCTGGCGACCGGAGCGCGACCGGCAGGTGGTGATCGTCATCGACACCGGCCGCACCGCGGCCGCCCGAGTCGGCGACAGCACGCGATTGGATGCTGCGCTGGAGGCATCCCTGCTGCTGGCGGCACTCGCGACGCGCGCCGGGGATCACGTGCACCTGCTGATGTACGACCGGGTAGCCAGGGCCCGCGTGACCGGCGTCGACGGGGCCGCTCTGCTGCCCGCGCTGACGGACGCGATGGCGCCGGTGCACGCCCGCCTGGTTGACACCGACTGGGCAGGAGCATTCGCCGCCGTGCGCTCGCTGACCACGCGGCCATCCCTGGTGGTGGTGCTCACCGCACAGGATGCCGCCGAATCCGCCCGCGGGTTCCTCGGCGCGTTCCCGGATGCCTCTCGTGCGACCACGGTGCTGGTCGGATCGGTCACGGACGAGGCGATCGGCGAGCTGGCGAAGAAGCGCGATTCCCGTGCCGACGTGTACCTGGCGGCTGCCGCCGAGCAGACGCTGCGGGACGCGCAGGTCGTGGCTGATGCCATCCGCCGAGCCGGCGGCGAAGCGATCGCCGCGGACCCGGAGAGCCTTCCGCCGCGGATCGCCGACCGCTACCTGGAGCTGAAGGCGGCAGGGCGCCTGTGACGGGCATCCGGCGACCGGACACCGCGCCTGTCCTGACTCAATCGTTTATCTGAATCAGTCAGAATAAGCTAGTCTGGAGTCATGACCCCCGACACGATCGCCGACTTCCCCGCGCAGCTGCGCGGGGCAGGGCTTCGTGTCACGACGCAGCGCGTCCACGTGCTCGACGCCCTGCGCCGGCATCCGCATGCTTCCGCCGACACCGTCTTCGCGGGCATCCGCGACAGCCTCCCCGGCATCGCACCCGCCACTGTGCACGGCATCTTGGGCGACCTCACAGGTGCCGGCATCGTGCGCCGCGTGAGTCTCCCCGACATCGGCAGCGCGCTGTACGAGCTGCACAGCGACGACAATCACCACCATCTCCAGTGCATCGACTGCGGCCGCGTCGAGGACGTCGCCTGCGCGATCGGCGCTGCCCCCTGTCTGCATCCTTCTCATGACCACGGCATGCGAATCCTCGAAGCCGCAGTCACCTACCGAGCCCTCTGTCCCGAATGTGAAAGGAATGGCAATGGCTGACAAGCCCGCAACCACCACCCAGACAGGAATCCCGGTCGCCAGCGACGCGCACTCGCTGACCGTCGGCGCCGACGGCGTCACGGTGCTGCACGACCGCTACCTGCTCGAGAAGCTCGCCTCGTTCAACCGCGAGCGCGTGCCCGAGCGCAACCCGCACGCCAAGGGCGGCGGCGCATTCGGTGAGCTCGAGATCACTGAGGACGTCTCGGCGTACACCCGTGCCGCTGTGTTCCAGCCGGGCGCGAAGAGCGAGACGCTGCTGCGCTTCTCGTCGGTCGCCGGCGAGCAGGGCTCCCCCGACACCTGGCGCGACGTGCGCGGCTTCTCGCTGCGCTTCTACACGACCGAGGGCAACCTCGACATCGTCGGCAACAACACCCCGACGTTCTTCCTGCGCGACGCGATCAAGTTCCCCGACTTCATCCACTCGCAGAAGCGCCTCGGCGGCTCTGCGCTGCGCAACGCCGACATGCAGTGGGACTTCTGGACCCTCTCGCCCGAGTCGGCCCACCAGGTCACCTACGTCATGGGCGACCGCGGCATCTCGCGCTCATGGCGCCACGTCAACGGCTACGGCTCGCACACCTACCAGTGGGTCAACGCCGCAGGCGAGCGCTTCTGGGTGAAGTACCACTTCCTCTCCCAGCAGGGTGTCGAGCCGATGTTCGCCGATGAGGCCGAGCGCGTCGCCGGCGAGGACGCCGACTTCTACCGTCGCGACCTGTACGAGGCCATCGAGCGCGGCGACTACCCCAAGTGGGACGTCTACGTGCAGATCATGCCCTACGAAGAGGCGAAGACCTATCGCTTCAACCCGTTCGACCTGACCAAGACATGGTCGAAGAAGGACTACCCGCGCATCAAGGTCGGCACGTTCACGCTGAACCGCAACCCGGAGAACTTCTTCGCGCAGATCGAGCAGGCGGCCTTCTCGCCTGGCAACCAGGTTCCTGGCACCGGCATCTCGCCCGACAAGATGCTGATGGCCCGCGTGTTCTCGTACAACGACGCGCAGCGCTACCGCATCGGTGCCAACTTCAACCAGCTGCCGGTGAACCAGCCGCATGCGGCCAAGGTGAACAACTACATGCACGAAGGCCAGATGCAGTACCACTTCAACCCGGCCGAGCACCGCGTGTACACGCCGAACTCGTACGGCGCCGCCGGCGGCCCTGAGGCCGACCCGCTGCTGGGCGTCGAGGCCAGCTGGGAGTCGGACGGCGAACTGGTGCGCTCGGCCGCCACGCTCCGTGAGGACGACGGCGACTTCGTGCAGCCCGGCATCCTGTACCGCGAGGTCTTCGACGACGAGCAGCGCGCCCGTTTCGTCGAGACGCTGCTCGGACAGTACAACGCCCTGACCGTCCCCGCCATCCAGGAGCGCTTCTTCTGGTACTGGGGTCAGGTCGACGCGCAGCTCGGCGCCACGCTCCGCGAGCGCGCAGGTGCTCCGGTCGGCGAGGCTGAGCCGGTCGGCGTCGGCGAGTAGTCTCGCCCCCTAAGGCGCCCTCCGTCCGCAGTCGCGGGCGGGGGGCGTTTCGGCGTGTCGACCTGGGAGAATCCTCAATGCTGCGGGATCCTGACTTCGCGTGGCAATCGTCGCGCATCGACCGGAAGGACACCTTGAGATGTCTGAGTCACCCACTGAAGCTGTCGCTCAGCCGACGCTCGGCGCCAAGCTCGCCGCCGAGGGCTTCGGCACATTCCTACTCGTCTTCGGCGGTGTCGGCACCGCCGTCTTCGCCTCGAACCACTTCACCGAGCCCGGCACCGAGTCGGCCGTGTACGTCGCGATCGCACTCGCATTCGGTCTGACCGTGCTGGTCGGCGTGTACGCCTTCGGCCCGATCTCGGGCGGTCACTTCAACCCCGCCGTCACGTTGGGCGCGGCTGCCGCCGGTCGCACGCCATGGCGCGACGTCGGGCCGTACATCATCGCGCAGGTGGTCGGCGGCGTGATCGCATCGACCGGGCTGGTGCTGATCGGCATGTTCGGCCCCCAGGGATGGCTCACCGGCGCCCAGGACGCGGGCTTCGCCAGCAACGGCTGGGACGAGCTCTCCCCGAGCGGGTTCGCGATGCCTGCGGCCATGATCATCGAGGTGATCCTGACCGGATTCTTCCTGCTCGTGATCCTCGGTTCGACGCACCCGAAGCGCGGCTCGCTCTTCGCCGGCGTCGCGATCGGTCTCACCCTCACCCTGATCCACCTGATCTCCATCCCGGTCGACAACACGTCGGTGAACCCGGCCCGCTCGATCGCCGCGGCGATCTACGGGGGCCCCGAGGCACTCGGACAGCTCTGGGTCTTCCTGGTGTTCCCCGTCATCGGCGCGATGATCGCCGGCTACGCCTACCGGGCGCTGTTCGACGGCGAGGGCAAGGAGCCCATCGTCTGATCCGCGCTGACGGCGATCGACAGGAGAGGGAGCGGCTGCGGCCGCTCCCTCTCTTCATCTATCGCCCACTCAGCCGGCGGTGAGGGTGGGTGTGCCGGCCTCGTACTCGACGAGGTCGCCGCTCTCCCCCGCGCGCACCGCACGTCGTCCGATCACGAGCATGTAGAACAGGAAGACTCCGAGAGCCAGAGCGCCGATGCCGATCTTGACCGACCACGGGAGCGCTGCCCCGGTGACGAAGCCCTCGACGAGGCCGGAGAGCAGCAGCACGAAGATGAGTCCGATGGCGACGGTTGCCAGGGCCCTCCCCTCAGACGCCAGCGCCTCGCCTCGGGTGCGGCGCCCCGGCACGACCCAGGCCCAGAACACGTGCAGACCGGCCGCGGCGGCCACGAAGATCGCCGTGAGCTCGAGCAGGCCGTGCGGCAGGATATGCAGGATCATGGTGTCGAGGTGCCCGTACGCCGCCATCACCGCGGTCGACACGCCCAATCCGACGGCGTTCTGCATCAGCATCCACACCGGCCAGATGCCCGTCACGCCGAACAGGACGCACTGCATCGCGATCCAGGCGTTGTTGAACCACACCATGCCCGCGAACGAGGCCATTGGCTCGTAGTAGCCGACGAAGTCCTCTTCGGCGTACTGCTGCAGCACCTCGGGAGTGCCGAGCGCCGCAACGCGAGTGGGATCGGCGGCGATCCAGGCCGCCGTGATGGCCACAGTGAGCACGAACAGCGCGGCGATCACGGCCGTCGTCCACCTGATGCGGTACAGCGCGGCCGGGAACTGCAGGGTGAAGAAGCGTGCGGCCTGCGCCAGGATGTTGTCGCTGGCTCCGGTGAATCGCAGCCGGGCGGTGGCGAGGATCGTCGACAGGTAGGCACCCTGCGGCGAATCACCGACGGACGTCTTCAATTCTGCGAGGTCGGCGGACGCCGCGCGATAGCGCACGATGAGCTCGTCGACCTCGGCACCGTCGAGGTGTCGTCGTCGGCTCAGATCATCCAGCCGTTCCCACTCGGGTCGGCGTGCGTCGGCGAGGGCATCGGCATCCACCTGATTTACTGTACTCATGTCTGCTGAGATCACGGATGAACAGGAGATCCTCTCCGGTGAGGCCGTCGCGATCGATGTGCAGCCGGTGGGTTTCGTACTGCGCGCGGCTGGCGCGCTGATCGACATGCTGATCGGCTTCGCCGTGTTCATCGCGTTCATGCTGCTGCAGACGTGGCTGATGTCGCAGGGGCTGATGGATGAGCATCTGTTCCGGATCCTCACGATCTGGGCGTCGGTGCTGAGCTTTCTGGTGCTGCCGATCACCATCGAGATGGCAACGCGCGGTCGCAGCGTCGGCAAGCTCGCCGTCGGAGGGCGCATCGTCCGCCTCGACGGCGGCGCGATCACGTTCCGCCACACGTTCATCCGCGCACTGCTCGGAGTGCTCGAGATCTACCTCACTCTCGGCGGCATCGCGGTGATCACCGGCGCACTGACCGCCCGCTCGCAGCGTCTCGGCGACCTCGTCGCCGGCACATACTCCCAGCGCGTGCGCACACCGCGCCTGCAGCCCCACGTTCCGATCCTGCCGCCGTCGCTGGCGGGATGGGCGTCGATCGCCGACGTCGCCCGGATGCCGGACAGACTCGCCCGTCGCATCTCGCAGTTCCTCGCGAACGCAGAGCGCCTCTCGCCCGCGGCGCGCGTGAGCGTGGGCCGCGACCTCGCCGCAGAGGCCGCGCCGTTCGTCTCGCCACTGCCCGAGGTCTCGCCCGAGGAGCTGCTGCGCGGCATCACCGTGCTGCGCCGACAGCGCGAACAGCGCGCGCTCGTGCTCGCCGACGACCGCGCCGAGCGACTCAGCGGGCAGCGCATCCGCGTCTGAGCTCGCTGATTCGGGACTGGTTCGACCTCAGAATCGGATTGCGTCGATCACCTTCACCCGCAGCGCCACCAGCGCGGGGACGAAGCCGGCGAGGGCGCCGACGATAACCGCGGCGATCAGGCCGGTGAGGGCTGCGCGCATCGGGAACGGCGGCACGTCGACGAGTCCCTGGAACATCCACTCGATCAGCAGCGGTGAGCGCAGCAGGGCGACCACCACGGCGATGCCGATGATCCCGGCGACCGTGGTCGCCACCAGGCTCTCCAGCAGCACCGACGTGAACACCCGCCCTGCGGTCGCTCCGAAGGCCCGTCGCACGCCGATCTCGCGCACGCGCTGACGCATCGCGACGAGTTGGATGTTGATCAGGCTGAGAGCACCGAGTGCCAGGATCAGCACCGCGATCCCGCCGATGATCAGCTCGAACATCCGCTGGGACTCCAGGTAGCCCGGCTGCGCCCCCTGGTCGCTGCGACCGACCGACACGTCCTGCCCGGCGGGAAGGCCCGCACGCAGATCCATCGCCAGCACCGGCCCGATGGCATCCGCGTCGTTCTGCGCCACCCAGATGTCGTAGCGGGGCACGACGCCCTCGGGCAGAGCATCGACGCGCGCCGCGTACGCGTCATACAGCAGGTCGATGCGCACCTCTTCGTCCCATGGGCCCTCCTTCGGGCGCACGCCGACGATCTGGTGGATGCCGCCGGCGTCGCCGCCGATGGTGAGGAGCGGATGCTGCGCGACGGGCACACGGCCGAGGCGATCCCACAGCGTCTCGGAGATGATCACCGGCGGTGCCAGCGCCAGTGCATCGTCGGCGCGGAACTCGCGACCGTCGATCAGCTTCTCGCGGTGCATGGACGCGTACAGCGGGTCGATGAGGCGCGTCGTCGTGCCATGCACGCCGTCCGATGCCTGCACCGGCGCCTGGAGCCCCTCCGCGATGCGGGCGACATGACTGAACTCGTACCGTTCCGCGACACGGCGGAAGTGCTCGTCGAAGGCGGCCGGTTCCACAGGAGCACCGTCATCCGACATGGCGCTGACTGCGATCGTGGCCAGGCGGCCTCCCCAGCGGTCGGCTTGCTCTGCCTGCGACTGCATCTGGTACTCGGAGATGGCGATGACCGCAGTGAGCGCGGCCACTGAGACGGCGATTCCGATCAGGCTGAGCAGAACGCGCAGCTTGTGCACGCGGATCTCGGCCCAGGCGTCGGCGATGGCTCCGATGATCCCGCTCACGGCGCGACCTCCTGCAACGTTGCCTCGTCCTGCGGCGTCGGGGCGTCCTGCAGCGTCGACGCCTCGAATGCGCGGCGCAGGTCGGCCGGGACGAGCACTCCGCCGTCCAGTCGGTAGTGTCGCCGGGCGCGGGCCGCTACGTGCAGGTCGTGGGTGATGGTCACCAGTGCCGCATCCGTCTCGGTGGCCACCTGGTCCAGCAGCGCCATGACGGTGGCACCCGTGTCGATGTCGAGGGCGCCGGTGGGCTCATCGGCCAGGATCAGCACCGGGCGGCGCACCAGAGCGCGAGCGATGGCGACGCGCTGCTGCTCACCACCGGAGAGGCGGTCGGCGACCTGCTCGATGCGATGTCCGAGTCCAACGCGCTCGAGCATGTCGGCGGCGATGCGGCGACGTCGCCAGAACATCGACCCGCCGGCGTGCCCAAGCGGCATCATCACGTTGTCGAGCGCCGTGCGCCCGGGAAGCAGGTTGAACTGCTGGAACACGAACCCCACGTTCGCGCCGCGCAGGCGGTCGAGTCGGCCCGTGCGCATTCGTCGCACCTCGCGCCCCTCGAACGCGACGCTGCCGCTCGTGGGCGCATCGAGCATGCCGAGGATGTTCAGCAGCGTCGACTTTCCGGATCCCGAGCGACCGACGATCGAGACGTGGTCGCCTGCAGCGACTTCGAGCGTGACGCCCCGCAGGATCTCCAGCATCGAGTCGTCCGGCAGACGCACGCTCTTGGCGACATCCTGCAGGGTGACAAGAGTCACCAGCTCGCCCCGGTCTCGCAGATCTCGTTGCCCGTGCCATCGTCATAGCAGAACTCCTCTGCCGGCGCGGCGAACCCGGGCACGAACTGGCGGATCGCGTCACCCTCGACGAGCCCCTCCACCACTTCGACGTTCTCGCCATCGTTCACCCCGAGGGTGATCTTGCGCTCCTCCGGATCGCTGCCGTCACCGGCATCCACCCACACGATCCCGCTGCCGGCGCCACCCTTGACTGCGGTGACCGGCACGATAAGGGCGTCATCGACCTTGCCGAGGGCGAGGTCGATCGTGGCGGGCAGACCGGCGAAGACCTTCTGGTCGGCTGGTATCGCGCAGCGCACGCTGGCTGTGCCGTCCTCGGCGATCTCGACCCGCACCCCTGTGCAGGTGAACGGCGCTGGTCCGCCGGTGATCGTCACCGTGCCCTCCGCCGGGGCGTTCACGAGGCGGTAGAGCTGGGTGGCCTGCACGGTGGCCTGCAGGTGGTGACGCGTGGGAGTCAGCGTGAGCGCCTCACCGCCGATGCTGGCCATCTGACCCTTGACCAGACCGATCAGCGACACATTCCCCGCCTCGGGGGCGCGCACCTCGATGGTCTTCGCCGGATACTCCTGTTTGATCGTGAACAGCAGCTGGTCCTTGGCTACAGCGGCCCCGTCTGCGACGTGCACCGCCGTGACAGTGCCGTCGGTCTCCGTGCGCACGATGTAGGCCGCATCCCGGGCGATGTTGCCCTGAAGTGTCAGCTCGTTCACGACAGCGCCGCGTTCGACGGCGATGACCGGATCAGCGATGCCCGCGGTGGGCTGCTCCTGGGCCACGTCCGCCGCGGCAGGGAAGAAGGCGAGCTTGACCAGCGCGGCAGCGCCCGCTGCGAGCACGAGGATGAAGATGACCGGGACTACGATGCGACGCCAGACGAGCACTGCTGCCTTTCCGGAGCGCCGCCTTGACGTCCCCCAGATCACCGTAGCGGGCGCGGTGCGCCCGACCGATCAGGGTTTCCCCCGATTCCTGGGTGATGCCCCTCAATCAGCTGCGCAGCGTGGCGTGGCGTACGACCAGCCAGCCCGCAGGGACCGAGAGCCGATCCGCGTGCTGCGCACACAGATCGTGCGCGTGAGGGTCGTCGCCTGGACCGAGCGGGCCGAGTGCCGCCATCTGATCGCCGTAGTCGTAGGTCAGCGTCGCGACGGCCTCGCGCGCGCAGGCCACCTTCGAGCACAGTCGCTCTTCCACACCGAGTCGTTCGTCCATCGTGCCCAGAGTATGCCGACCTCGTGCCGCTGACCCGCTGGCGCGCGGCAGCGCCTAGACTTTCGGCATGCCCCGCACCAGCCGCACCCCTGTTCGCCGTGGGGCGCGCCACGGCCGCCACGGCCGACTCGGCCGGAGTGAAGTCGTTCGTCCCCCGCTGCCGCCGCTCGACGGGCGCCTCGACCGCTTCGAGATCACCGTGGGCAGTGCCGTCGAGTACCTGCGCGGGTCCTGGGAACAGCTGCGCGAAGTGCGCTTCGAGATGGCTTCGATGCCTGCTCACGATCGCGGCGACGGCATCCCGCTGTGGCGCGTCGATCATCTCGCCCAGCGCGTGACGCTCTACCGGGTTCCGATCGAGCGGCTGTTGCCCAAGGGGCACGATGATGCGCTGCACCGGCGGATCGCCATCGAGAGCGCAGTCTTCCACGCAGCTGCCGAGTACGTCGGGCGCGAACCATGGGAGCTGGGACCCGACGGCCGGGATCACTGACCGATCAGGCGTGCATTCCCTGAGGAATCAGGGGTGCACGACGATCGGGCGCTGAGTCGCTGCGGGCGGCCACAACGGCCAACCGGCGATCGCCGGAGTACCCGACGTGTTCAGCATGCCGACCGCGGCATGCACTGGTGATTCCGACTCCAGGGTGTAGGCGCCGGCGCGCAGACGCACAGTCGCCGAGTCGGAGGCCTGCAGCTCGACGGTGCGCTGATCAGCCCCGTCGAGTGTGACGGTCACGGGACTGTCCTGTGTGTTGCGCAGGTACAGTGTGGCCGGCGCACCACTGGGAACGGAGAACATCACTGTGCCCTGCAGTGCGGGCGCCGGCAGCATCCAGGAGAAGTCCTGCTTCCCGCCGTCGCGCTGCGTCTGCCGCGCCGCCGCCACGATCGGAGCCGTCGCCTCGACCTCGATATCGTAGGCGCCCTGCGCCAGCCCTGGCAGCGAGATCTCGCTCGGGATCATCGCCGCCAGCTCGAATGTGTACTCATCCAGCACTCTCAGCGATCCCTCTTCGCGCACGCGGATCGTCGCCTGCGCTTCTGCATCGGGAGCCAGCATCCGCAGGACGATGCCCGTCGCATCGTCACCGGCTGAAGCAGGGTCTGACTGCACGCCCAGCAGCATCAGCTGATTCTGTGCTCCGCCGATGCCGTCCTGCAGGTCGATCCCGACGGCGTCGAGCGTGCGCGTGAAGGCGGACTGCAGAGTGGCTCGCACCGGCGCGCCGGACGAGGTGACCTCCACGACGGGACGCTGCTCCCCAGCGGCAACGGATGCCAGCGGCAGCCCGATCTGGGTGCGCGGCGGCACGATCGTCGTCGACGCGGCACGCTGCAGACCGTACACCGTCAGATCGACAGTGGCGGGGACACTGCCCGGATTGGACAGCACGATGATGTCGGAGGCACCAGTGGAGACGTCTCCCCCGACCAGCCAGGAGTGCATGCTCGCCTCACGGCAGGGCGCAGCGGCGAAACCGCGCAGATCCTCGTCGAACAGTCGGATGGATTCGGATGCCGCAATCAGCGGCACCGTGCGATCCTGCACATGCGCGGTGATCGTCTGGGCGCCGTCGCCCCCGGTGACATCCGGCATGGAGAGCGGCTCCGTGACAGCCGAGTCCTGTTCGGCCTCGACGCGCAGTCTCGGCACGCCGGCCGAGACCATCAGGTCGGCCTGGCTCGAATCGCGCCCCAGGGCTCGGAAGGAGCCGTTGCAGATCAGCGTCGTGTCACCGGGAACAGGCGTGACGACCGTGGTCGCGGGCTCGTTCTGCACCTGCGGCCAGGGGGCTGCGACCGCAGCCGCGACGCCGAGCACGCACGCAGCGGCGACGACAGCTCCGGTGGCGATGCGCGCGCCAGTGGCCGCGAGACGGATGGTTCGCTGCTTCATCGTTCCCCCTCCGAATCGATGTGCTCTTGCGCGGCGTCTGGGCTGCGCTCTGCGCTCTCCACCGCGTTCTCAGGGGCGTCCGCAGTCAACTCAGGGGCGTCCACCTCTGTGGCACCTGAGGTCGCCTGCGGATCGACCCGCGACGAGTCGTCGGCACCGGACGCCGATGGCTCCTCCGTGCCCTGCCGCGGCGGCAGCACGATCGGCTCATCCGGAGCCCTTCCGACGATCCTCGATCTCGCCCTCGCTGCACGGCGCGAGGCCCGCGTGGGTATCGCGAGCAGCAGCGCCGCGAGCACGACGATCAACTGCACCGTCTCGACCACTCTGCCGATGCTCTGCTGTCCTGCTGAGGCCGGCGCCCGGTCGGCGATCGGCACGTCCACACCCCACAGGATCCCGTGCTCAGTTGCGCCGGCCTTCACGAAGCCGGCGCGACTGTCGATCGCGGTGACCGTCTCCTCCCGCATGGCGCGGGCGAGATCCGTCTCGTCCGATATCTGCACGACCAGCACGAAGCTGATGCCCTGATCGGCGAGAGTCTCTGCCGCGTCGAAGTCCCGCGCCGAGAGCAGGTCGACGGCGTCGTGCGCGATGGGGTCACCGACGGGCTTGGTCGCGGTGCTGAGCATGGTGGACTGCGCACCGAGGGTGTCACTCGCCCCCCAGATCACCTGCGTCGAGAGCGATCCATCGGCGGACGGCGTCATCACCAGGGTCGCACGGTCGGGCTCGCTGGCGGCCTGGGCCATCACGAGAGCCGGCAGTGTGCTGGTGGAAGCATTGCGCACCTCGGCGTGACCGGTGTTCACCGCCAGAAGCGCTGGCAGCGCGCAGACAGCCACGGCCAAGCCCGCCAACGCCGCTGCCCCGACTCGAAGCGGGGTCAGGGCGACGACGGTGTCCAGCGTCACGAGGGCGGCTCCCACCGCGCCGAGCCAGGCCAGGCTGAGCCCGGTGCCTGGCCACAGCGCCACGCCGGCGCCCTGCACGAACGACACGACGATTCCGGCGGACATCATCGCTGTGGCGATGCCGAGCACCGAGGTCAAAAGCAGGGCGAATCCGGCGCGCCAGCGCGGCGAGAGCGCCGAAGCGAGCGCCAGCAGCGCCAGCGGCGCGAGCAGAAGCGGCGCCCAGGACGCGACGGCGGATCCGGCGAACCACTCCCAGCCCGCCCTGTCCGGTGAGGGGAACCCACCGGCGATGATGCTGCGTCCGGCTGCATCATCGCTGACCTGGTCGAGCACCCGGACGACGGCCGGATCGGCCAGCAGAGCCCACGGGTCGCCGTGACGCACCTGCCAGATGATCAGCGGCGCGAACAGCACGGCGGCAGGGATCAGCAGCCAAAGCACCCGCACAGCAGAGCGCACTCTGCCTGCGGCGAGCATGAGCACGATCGTCAGCGCCCACAGCAGAACGAAGGCAGGGCTGAGCGACGGCGCACACGCCAGTGCGGCAGCGATCAGCAGTGACGCCGCTCCGGCAGCACCCCAGGACCTGTGGGCGACGACCGCTGAGTGGAACACCCATGGCAGCAGCAGGTGCAGGATCACGGCCGAGGGGCGCCCCTGCACAAGCGCGGTGAGGAAGGTCGGCGCCAGGGCCCACAGCACGCCGCCGAGCACGCGCAACGCCGAACGGTCAGTGACGCGCGTCGCGGCGAACCATCCGCCGAGCACGGCCAGCGGCAGCGCGGCCAGCCATAGCAGCACGAGGGCATATGAGGGTGAGCCTGGCCACGACGAGCCGAGCAGCGCGATCACCATCGAGAACGGGTCCGCCGGGCCGACGACGTTCAGCCCGAGATCCCGCAGGCCCCACGCGGCATCAG from Microbacterium sp. H1-D42 carries:
- a CDS encoding DUF58 domain-containing protein, with translation MFVTGLLAPLVALGVVPIVLMSSVGVPAWASFGGWMLLCIVLVLLDVLLAADPRAVSVTRRVPARARLGEPVMTSVAVQNIGTRTLRGWLRDAWQPTAGAPLTRESLSIPPGERRRMQIPLLPRRRGELASEFVVLRSRGPLGIAGRQAQHDARGALRVLPAFTSRKHLPSRLARLRELDGNTSIQVRGQGTEFDSLREYVRGDDIRSIDWRATARAGTTMLRTWRPERDRQVVIVIDTGRTAAARVGDSTRLDAALEASLLLAALATRAGDHVHLLMYDRVARARVTGVDGAALLPALTDAMAPVHARLVDTDWAGAFAAVRSLTTRPSLVVVLTAQDAAESARGFLGAFPDASRATTVLVGSVTDEAIGELAKKRDSRADVYLAAAAEQTLRDAQVVADAIRRAGGEAIAADPESLPPRIADRYLELKAAGRL
- a CDS encoding Fur family transcriptional regulator, with translation MTPDTIADFPAQLRGAGLRVTTQRVHVLDALRRHPHASADTVFAGIRDSLPGIAPATVHGILGDLTGAGIVRRVSLPDIGSALYELHSDDNHHHLQCIDCGRVEDVACAIGAAPCLHPSHDHGMRILEAAVTYRALCPECERNGNG
- a CDS encoding catalase; its protein translation is MADKPATTTQTGIPVASDAHSLTVGADGVTVLHDRYLLEKLASFNRERVPERNPHAKGGGAFGELEITEDVSAYTRAAVFQPGAKSETLLRFSSVAGEQGSPDTWRDVRGFSLRFYTTEGNLDIVGNNTPTFFLRDAIKFPDFIHSQKRLGGSALRNADMQWDFWTLSPESAHQVTYVMGDRGISRSWRHVNGYGSHTYQWVNAAGERFWVKYHFLSQQGVEPMFADEAERVAGEDADFYRRDLYEAIERGDYPKWDVYVQIMPYEEAKTYRFNPFDLTKTWSKKDYPRIKVGTFTLNRNPENFFAQIEQAAFSPGNQVPGTGISPDKMLMARVFSYNDAQRYRIGANFNQLPVNQPHAAKVNNYMHEGQMQYHFNPAEHRVYTPNSYGAAGGPEADPLLGVEASWESDGELVRSAATLREDDGDFVQPGILYREVFDDEQRARFVETLLGQYNALTVPAIQERFFWYWGQVDAQLGATLRERAGAPVGEAEPVGVGE
- the aqpZ gene encoding aquaporin Z codes for the protein MSESPTEAVAQPTLGAKLAAEGFGTFLLVFGGVGTAVFASNHFTEPGTESAVYVAIALAFGLTVLVGVYAFGPISGGHFNPAVTLGAAAAGRTPWRDVGPYIIAQVVGGVIASTGLVLIGMFGPQGWLTGAQDAGFASNGWDELSPSGFAMPAAMIIEVILTGFFLLVILGSTHPKRGSLFAGVAIGLTLTLIHLISIPVDNTSVNPARSIAAAIYGGPEALGQLWVFLVFPVIGAMIAGYAYRALFDGEGKEPIV
- a CDS encoding stage II sporulation protein M, yielding MDADALADARRPEWERLDDLSRRRHLDGAEVDELIVRYRAASADLAELKTSVGDSPQGAYLSTILATARLRFTGASDNILAQAARFFTLQFPAALYRIRWTTAVIAALFVLTVAITAAWIAADPTRVAALGTPEVLQQYAEEDFVGYYEPMASFAGMVWFNNAWIAMQCVLFGVTGIWPVWMLMQNAVGLGVSTAVMAAYGHLDTMILHILPHGLLELTAIFVAAAAGLHVFWAWVVPGRRTRGEALASEGRALATVAIGLIFVLLLSGLVEGFVTGAALPWSVKIGIGALALGVFLFYMLVIGRRAVRAGESGDLVEYEAGTPTLTAG
- a CDS encoding RDD family protein; translation: MSAEITDEQEILSGEAVAIDVQPVGFVLRAAGALIDMLIGFAVFIAFMLLQTWLMSQGLMDEHLFRILTIWASVLSFLVLPITIEMATRGRSVGKLAVGGRIVRLDGGAITFRHTFIRALLGVLEIYLTLGGIAVITGALTARSQRLGDLVAGTYSQRVRTPRLQPHVPILPPSLAGWASIADVARMPDRLARRISQFLANAERLSPAARVSVGRDLAAEAAPFVSPLPEVSPEELLRGITVLRRQREQRALVLADDRAERLSGQRIRV
- a CDS encoding ABC transporter permease, with amino-acid sequence MSGIIGAIADAWAEIRVHKLRVLLSLIGIAVSVAALTAVIAISEYQMQSQAEQADRWGGRLATIAVSAMSDDGAPVEPAAFDEHFRRVAERYEFSHVARIAEGLQAPVQASDGVHGTTTRLIDPLYASMHREKLIDGREFRADDALALAPPVIISETLWDRLGRVPVAQHPLLTIGGDAGGIHQIVGVRPKEGPWDEEVRIDLLYDAYAARVDALPEGVVPRYDIWVAQNDADAIGPVLAMDLRAGLPAGQDVSVGRSDQGAQPGYLESQRMFELIIGGIAVLILALGALSLINIQLVAMRQRVREIGVRRAFGATAGRVFTSVLLESLVATTVAGIIGIAVVVALLRSPLLIEWMFQGLVDVPPFPMRAALTGLIAAVIVGALAGFVPALVALRVKVIDAIRF
- a CDS encoding ABC transporter ATP-binding protein, with translation MTLVTLQDVAKSVRLPDDSMLEILRGVTLEVAAGDHVSIVGRSGSGKSTLLNILGMLDAPTSGSVAFEGREVRRMRTGRLDRLRGANVGFVFQQFNLLPGRTALDNVMMPLGHAGGSMFWRRRRIAADMLERVGLGHRIEQVADRLSGGEQQRVAIARALVRRPVLILADEPTGALDIDTGATVMALLDQVATETDAALVTITHDLHVAARARRHYRLDGGVLVPADLRRAFEASTLQDAPTPQDEATLQEVAP
- a CDS encoding efflux RND transporter periplasmic adaptor subunit translates to MLVWRRIVVPVIFILVLAAGAAALVKLAFFPAAADVAQEQPTAGIADPVIAVERGAVVNELTLQGNIARDAAYIVRTETDGTVTAVHVADGAAVAKDQLLFTIKQEYPAKTIEVRAPEAGNVSLIGLVKGQMASIGGEALTLTPTRHHLQATVQATQLYRLVNAPAEGTVTITGGPAPFTCTGVRVEIAEDGTASVRCAIPADQKVFAGLPATIDLALGKVDDALIVPVTAVKGGAGSGIVWVDAGDGSDPEERKITLGVNDGENVEVVEGLVEGDAIRQFVPGFAAPAEEFCYDDGTGNEICETGASW
- a CDS encoding DUF3499 family protein; this encodes MEERLCSKVACAREAVATLTYDYGDQMAALGPLGPGDDPHAHDLCAQHADRLSVPAGWLVVRHATLRS